A genomic segment from Streptomyces sp. NBC_00459 encodes:
- a CDS encoding transcriptional regulator: MSTYDDVAEFAALLTRLKGRTDRSYGSLARRLGMNTSTLHRYCSGDTVPLDFAPVERFAALCGASPEERLELHRRWILAVAARQRSRTPGEPGTSAQPPTPAEPGTSAETGMSDTGRSDPGTPDTGTSDAGDAGAEPDAPDVSAPAARPPARRPWYRHRRIAVTTAVAGTLLATLGTLGGLSALSADRSPPKEPPASSPKPTPTRESPAPITWSANSQAWSLGCGHDYVIARAPEQVPPPPTAQDAGPWAASQHAVHGGDTNVEISVQGRTSTAVVLEALRVRVVGRSDPAEGTAYSMDQGCGGSITPRSFSVDLDKDRPIARSAPGNDVGTPIPAVRFPYRVSAQDPEVLLVTARTVACDCRWYLELDWSSQGRTGTVRIDDAGRPFRTSAIKGLPRYWYSMREWVPRKD, translated from the coding sequence GTGTCGACGTACGACGACGTGGCCGAGTTCGCGGCGCTGCTGACGCGGCTGAAGGGGCGTACGGACCGCAGTTACGGCTCACTGGCCCGGCGCCTGGGCATGAACACCTCCACCCTGCACCGCTACTGCTCCGGCGACACGGTCCCGCTGGACTTCGCCCCGGTGGAGCGGTTCGCCGCACTGTGCGGGGCGTCGCCGGAGGAGCGCCTGGAACTGCACCGCCGGTGGATCCTGGCGGTGGCGGCGCGGCAACGGTCACGTACGCCCGGGGAACCGGGTACCTCCGCGCAACCTCCTACGCCCGCGGAACCGGGCACCTCCGCCGAAACAGGTATGTCCGATACGGGTAGGTCCGATCCGGGTACGCCCGATACGGGAACGTCCGACGCGGGGGACGCCGGCGCGGAGCCCGACGCCCCGGACGTGTCCGCTCCCGCCGCCCGTCCCCCCGCCCGGCGCCCCTGGTACCGCCACCGCCGGATCGCGGTCACCACGGCCGTGGCCGGCACGCTCCTCGCCACACTGGGCACGCTGGGCGGTCTGTCGGCCCTGTCCGCCGACCGTTCCCCTCCCAAGGAGCCCCCGGCCTCCTCCCCCAAGCCCACTCCCACCAGGGAATCCCCCGCGCCGATCACCTGGTCGGCGAACTCCCAGGCCTGGTCGCTCGGTTGCGGCCACGACTACGTCATCGCCAGGGCACCGGAGCAGGTCCCACCGCCGCCCACCGCGCAGGACGCCGGTCCCTGGGCGGCGAGCCAGCACGCGGTGCACGGAGGCGACACCAACGTCGAGATCTCGGTGCAGGGGCGGACCTCGACGGCGGTGGTCCTGGAGGCGCTCCGGGTCCGGGTGGTCGGGCGGAGCGACCCCGCCGAGGGCACCGCCTACTCCATGGACCAGGGCTGCGGCGGCTCGATCACTCCCCGGTCCTTCTCCGTCGACCTCGACAAGGACCGGCCCATCGCCCGCTCGGCGCCCGGAAACGACGTGGGGACGCCGATCCCGGCGGTGCGCTTCCCCTACCGGGTCTCCGCCCAGGACCCGGAGGTGCTGCTGGTCACCGCCCGGACCGTGGCCTGCGACTGCCGCTGGTACCTGGAGCTCGACTGGTCCTCGCAGGGCCGCACCGGCACCGTCCGTATCGACGATGCCGGACGCCCGTTCCGGACCAGCGCCATCAAGGGGCTGCCCCGCTACTGGTACTCGATGCGCGAGTGGGTCCCGCGCAAGGACTGA
- a CDS encoding ATP-binding protein — MTIGAFSAKTAEETTENDDNFDNYDDGDAIGDDGGVHRGEASQLRRRLGCSDLREVPEARRALRELLRHWGRPGSSEIAELLTSELVTNALVHTDRDAVLTATVSPHGLRVEVRDFVGRRPRMRAPSADDGTHGRGLVLVESLADAWGVRAHGVGKAVWFELNGGAA, encoded by the coding sequence GTGACCATCGGGGCCTTCTCGGCGAAAACGGCGGAGGAAACGACCGAGAACGACGACAACTTCGACAACTACGACGACGGCGATGCCATCGGCGACGACGGTGGCGTGCACCGGGGGGAGGCGTCGCAATTGAGGCGCAGGCTGGGCTGTTCGGATCTGCGGGAGGTACCGGAGGCCCGCAGGGCACTGCGTGAGCTGTTGCGGCACTGGGGGAGGCCGGGCAGTTCGGAGATAGCGGAGCTGCTCACCAGCGAGCTGGTCACCAACGCGCTGGTCCACACCGACCGCGACGCGGTACTGACGGCCACCGTCTCGCCGCACGGACTACGCGTGGAGGTACGGGACTTCGTGGGACGCAGGCCGAGAATGCGCGCACCGAGCGCCGACGACGGTACGCATGGCAGAGGTCTGGTCCTGGTCGAGTCCCTCGCCGACGCGTGGGGAGTGCGCGCGCACGGAGTGGGCAAGGCGGTGTGGTTCGAACTGAACGGGGGCGCGGCCTGA
- a CDS encoding DUF2637 domain-containing protein, giving the protein MRLTDISLNWLLPGAVLLLGVLAAVAVLARGKRSSGAKASQDDSWERTEERRRRKEAIFASASYVLLFCCAAVAAALSFHGLVGFGEQNLNLTDGWQYLVPFGLDGAAMFCSVLAVREASHGDAALGSRILVWLFAAAAAWFNWVHAPRGLDNAGAPQFFAGMSLSAAVLFDRALKQTRRAALREQGLVPRPLPQIRMVRWARAPRETYKAWSLMLLEGVRSLDEAVDEVREDRRQKEQARLRRREQERAERAHLKAISRGHRGPFGGGGGGGGQQVEVERAPAQVTSDPAISSSAEQLPLRARPSLQPVRGSSDSITVDLTAEDDTMALPRLDSLERKLRDLEQQYG; this is encoded by the coding sequence ATGAGACTGACCGACATATCGCTTAACTGGCTGCTTCCGGGCGCCGTACTGCTCCTGGGCGTGCTGGCGGCGGTGGCGGTGCTGGCGCGCGGCAAGCGCTCCTCGGGGGCGAAAGCGAGCCAGGACGACTCGTGGGAGCGCACCGAAGAGCGCCGCAGGCGCAAGGAAGCCATTTTCGCCTCGGCGTCCTACGTACTCCTCTTCTGCTGTGCAGCGGTCGCCGCAGCGCTCTCCTTCCACGGCCTCGTCGGCTTCGGCGAGCAGAACCTGAACCTCACCGACGGCTGGCAGTACCTCGTCCCGTTCGGTCTGGACGGAGCGGCGATGTTCTGCTCCGTGCTCGCGGTGCGCGAGGCCAGCCACGGTGACGCGGCCCTCGGTTCCCGGATACTCGTATGGCTGTTCGCGGCCGCGGCCGCCTGGTTCAACTGGGTGCACGCGCCCCGGGGTCTGGACAACGCGGGCGCCCCGCAGTTCTTCGCCGGCATGTCGCTGTCCGCCGCGGTGCTCTTCGACCGTGCGCTGAAGCAGACCCGCCGGGCCGCTCTGCGCGAGCAGGGTCTGGTGCCGCGTCCGCTGCCGCAGATCCGTATGGTCCGCTGGGCGCGGGCGCCCCGTGAGACGTACAAGGCCTGGTCGCTGATGCTCCTGGAGGGTGTGCGCAGCCTGGACGAAGCGGTCGACGAGGTGCGCGAGGACCGGCGCCAGAAGGAGCAGGCGCGTCTGCGCCGGCGTGAGCAGGAGCGGGCCGAGCGCGCGCACCTCAAGGCGATCAGCCGGGGCCACCGCGGCCCGTTCGGCGGCGGTGGCGGCGGTGGCGGTCAGCAGGTCGAGGTGGAGCGGGCGCCCGCCCAGGTCACCTCGGACCCTGCCATATCCTCCTCCGCCGAGCAGCTGCCGCTGCGCGCCCGTCCCTCCCTCCAGCCCGTTCGTGGCAGCAGCGACTCCATCACCGTCGACCTCACGGCGGAGGACGACACGATGGCCCTGCCCCGCCTGGACTCCCTGGAGCGCAAGCTCCGGGACCTCGAGCAGCAGTACGGCTGA
- a CDS encoding (2Fe-2S)-binding protein, with amino-acid sequence MSAPVQARSAVADSYDRLAEAYPDATVIELDPGQAHPNGAGWVRAAGLAAGDGDLDSFLAWDDEQVLRDYGERGRPDVVASFGLHRYAWTACLLITVPWFLHRRVPRLPVEDVSYHRTDGRFGVRTGTFACLPDDPAATWPGARVVDDEEALRGEVRAALTEHLEPLLGGFGPRMRRRGRALWGVVTDDVVEGLHYIGQAVGEADRARRELELLLPGSTRPFVGSAGFRDATGPDGATPPTRDRASCCFFYTIRPDEMCDNCPRTCENTRATKPTTPAAS; translated from the coding sequence ATGTCCGCTCCCGTGCAGGCCCGGTCCGCCGTCGCGGACTCGTACGACCGGCTCGCCGAGGCCTATCCGGACGCGACCGTCATCGAGCTGGACCCCGGGCAGGCGCATCCGAACGGCGCCGGCTGGGTCCGGGCCGCCGGGCTCGCGGCCGGCGACGGCGACCTCGACTCCTTCCTCGCCTGGGACGACGAGCAGGTGCTGCGGGACTACGGGGAGCGGGGCCGCCCGGACGTCGTCGCGAGTTTTGGGCTGCACCGATACGCGTGGACCGCCTGCCTGCTGATCACCGTGCCGTGGTTCCTGCACCGCCGGGTGCCGCGACTGCCCGTCGAGGACGTCTCCTACCACCGCACCGACGGGCGCTTCGGCGTCCGTACCGGCACCTTCGCCTGTCTGCCCGACGACCCGGCGGCGACCTGGCCCGGCGCCCGGGTCGTCGACGACGAGGAGGCGCTGCGCGGGGAGGTGCGGGCTGCGCTGACCGAGCACCTGGAGCCCCTGCTCGGCGGTTTCGGGCCACGGATGCGGCGGCGCGGCCGGGCCCTGTGGGGCGTGGTGACCGACGACGTCGTGGAGGGCCTGCACTACATAGGACAGGCCGTCGGCGAAGCGGACCGCGCGCGGCGCGAACTGGAGCTGCTGCTGCCGGGCTCGACCCGGCCCTTCGTCGGGTCGGCGGGCTTCCGGGACGCGACCGGGCCGGACGGCGCGACCCCGCCCACCCGCGACCGGGCCAGCTGCTGCTTCTTCTACACGATCCGCCCGGACGAGATGTGCGACAACTGCCCGCGCACCTGCGAGAACACCCGCGCCACCAAGCCGACGACACCCGCCGCGAGTTGA
- a CDS encoding GntR family transcriptional regulator, giving the protein MQHAGPQGTHGSPETRAPASHPGAVRVPPQARAADVDRGWGPGASAPAARRTAGTGAPADVARGEHTHSEQPIPAPRTTRSGPAQPRPVVQRSSVRGQILDALRSALVGGELAPGEVYSAPALGDRFGVSATPVREAMQQLALEGAVEVVPNRGFRVVERGARELAELAEVRALIELPVLLRLARTVPAERWTELRPLAEATADAASTGCRATYAETDRAFHRAVLSLAGNTQLVQIADDLHRRAQWPLVDAKADTARSALMADAADHMALLDALAAKDAAVVQSLVREHVTGAH; this is encoded by the coding sequence GTGCAGCACGCCGGCCCGCAGGGCACGCACGGCTCGCCCGAGACGAGGGCCCCGGCTTCGCACCCGGGCGCCGTACGGGTTCCACCGCAGGCCAGGGCTGCGGACGTGGACCGCGGATGGGGTCCTGGGGCGAGCGCCCCGGCGGCTCGCCGGACGGCCGGCACGGGTGCGCCGGCCGATGTCGCCCGGGGCGAGCACACGCACAGTGAGCAGCCGATTCCGGCCCCTCGCACGACACGGTCCGGCCCCGCGCAGCCGCGTCCCGTGGTCCAGCGGTCCTCCGTGCGGGGCCAGATCCTCGACGCGCTGCGTTCGGCGCTCGTCGGGGGCGAGCTGGCACCCGGCGAGGTCTACTCGGCCCCCGCGCTGGGCGACCGGTTCGGGGTGTCCGCCACGCCCGTCCGCGAGGCGATGCAGCAGCTCGCGCTGGAGGGCGCCGTCGAGGTCGTCCCCAACCGGGGTTTCCGGGTCGTGGAACGCGGCGCCCGGGAGCTGGCCGAGCTGGCCGAGGTCCGCGCCCTGATCGAGCTTCCGGTGCTGCTCCGCCTGGCCCGCACGGTGCCCGCCGAACGCTGGACGGAGCTGCGCCCCCTCGCCGAGGCGACGGCCGACGCGGCGTCCACCGGCTGCCGGGCCACCTACGCGGAGACCGACCGGGCCTTCCACCGGGCCGTCCTGTCCCTCGCCGGCAACACCCAGCTGGTCCAGATCGCCGACGACCTCCACCGCCGTGCCCAGTGGCCCCTGGTGGACGCGAAGGCCGACACGGCCCGATCGGCCCTCATGGCGGACGCGGCGGATCACATGGCCTTGCTGGACGCCTTGGCCGCAAAGGACGCGGCAGTGGTCCAGTCACTGGTGCGGGAACATGTGACAGGCGCCCACTGA
- a CDS encoding PucR family transcriptional regulator → MRLRALLDTDALGLTLLGGEDELDRTVRGVMTTDLRDPSRYLSGGELVLTGLAWRRDPGDSESFVRLLAGAGVAALGAGEAELGNIPDDLVAACARHRLPLFAVHESVAFASITEHVVRQVSGERAGDLAAVVDRHRRMMTSGPAGGGPDVVLDLLGSDLDLGAWVLSPAGRLIAGSKVSGPAPAPDVCAALAAEHLTAARTGSRRALSPHRVTVGGTTYSLFSVRGSSPTTAPGGSRDVRETLLSDWLLAVEADAGDWPAERLDLLQGVTQLIAVERDRRDAERVVRRRLAQEVLELVQTGAAPAEIAARLRVAAPVLLPGLGAAPHWQVVVARVDWAGGEIEGGPVAQALLEEILVDPLLTGPEHSARIAVAHTGDEAVALVPLPAVSSEHDGSEAGILAEELLTAVRDPLSAGLDDDGRLTIGVSAAVHSAEGLRGALEEARHARRVAGARPGRVCAAGHQELASHVLLLPFVPDDVRRAFTARLLDPLRDYDRRHRAELIPTLEAFLESDGSWTRCAARLHLHVNTLRYRVGRIEQLTGRDLSRLEDKLDFFLALRMS, encoded by the coding sequence ATGCGGCTGCGCGCACTGCTGGACACCGACGCGCTGGGCCTCACGCTGCTCGGCGGCGAGGACGAGCTGGACCGCACCGTACGCGGGGTGATGACCACCGACCTCAGGGACCCCAGCCGTTACCTCTCGGGCGGCGAGCTGGTGCTCACCGGCCTGGCCTGGCGCCGGGACCCGGGGGACTCGGAGTCCTTCGTGCGGCTCCTGGCGGGGGCCGGGGTCGCGGCCCTGGGTGCCGGTGAGGCCGAGCTGGGGAACATCCCGGACGACCTGGTCGCGGCCTGCGCCCGGCATCGGCTGCCGCTGTTCGCGGTGCACGAGTCGGTGGCGTTCGCGTCGATCACCGAGCATGTCGTCCGGCAGGTGTCCGGTGAGCGCGCCGGGGATCTGGCGGCCGTCGTGGACCGGCACCGGCGCATGATGACCTCGGGTCCGGCGGGCGGCGGCCCCGACGTGGTCCTGGATCTGCTCGGCTCGGATCTCGACCTGGGCGCCTGGGTCCTCTCCCCCGCCGGACGGCTCATCGCGGGCTCGAAAGTCTCCGGCCCCGCCCCGGCCCCCGACGTGTGCGCGGCGCTGGCCGCCGAGCACCTGACGGCGGCCCGCACCGGGAGCCGACGTGCGCTCAGCCCCCATCGGGTGACGGTGGGCGGCACGACGTACTCCCTCTTCTCCGTCCGCGGCAGCAGCCCCACCACCGCGCCGGGCGGCTCACGGGACGTACGCGAGACCCTGCTGTCCGACTGGCTGCTCGCCGTCGAGGCGGATGCCGGGGACTGGCCGGCCGAGCGGCTCGATCTGCTCCAGGGCGTCACACAGCTGATCGCGGTCGAGCGGGACCGGCGCGACGCGGAACGCGTGGTGCGGCGGCGGCTCGCCCAGGAGGTCCTGGAGCTGGTGCAGACGGGCGCCGCGCCCGCCGAGATCGCGGCCCGGCTGCGGGTCGCCGCACCGGTCCTGCTCCCCGGCCTCGGCGCGGCCCCGCACTGGCAGGTCGTCGTGGCCCGCGTGGACTGGGCCGGCGGCGAGATCGAGGGCGGCCCGGTGGCCCAGGCGTTGCTGGAGGAAATCCTTGTCGACCCGCTGCTGACGGGACCGGAGCACTCCGCCCGGATCGCCGTGGCCCATACGGGCGACGAGGCGGTCGCACTCGTACCGCTGCCGGCGGTGTCGTCGGAGCACGACGGTTCGGAGGCGGGGATTCTGGCCGAGGAACTGCTCACCGCCGTACGGGACCCGCTGTCGGCGGGTCTGGACGACGACGGGCGGCTCACGATCGGCGTCAGCGCGGCCGTGCACTCGGCGGAGGGGCTGCGCGGGGCGCTGGAGGAGGCCCGGCACGCCCGCCGGGTGGCCGGGGCGCGCCCCGGCCGGGTGTGCGCGGCGGGCCACCAGGAACTGGCCTCCCACGTGCTGCTGCTCCCGTTCGTCCCGGACGACGTCCGCCGCGCCTTCACGGCCCGTCTCCTCGACCCCCTGCGGGACTACGACCGGCGTCACCGGGCCGAGCTGATCCCGACACTGGAGGCGTTCCTGGAGTCCGACGGCTCGTGGACGCGGTGCGCCGCGCGGCTGCATCTGCATGTCAACACGCTGCGGTACCGGGTGGGGCGGATCGAGCAGTTGACGGGCCGTGACCTGTCGCGGCTGGAGGACAAGTTGGACTTCTTCCTGGCGTTGCGGATGAGCTGA
- a CDS encoding FAD binding domain-containing protein produces MDFLRPASWEEALAAKAEHPTAVPIAGGTDVMVEINFDHRRPEYLLDLTRVGDLYEWETGERSVRLGASVPYTRIMENLRGELPGLALASHTVASPQIRNRGGVGGNLGTASPAGDAHPALLAAGAEVEAESVRGTRLIPIDDFYTGVKRNALAPDELIRAVHINKADGPQQYSKVGTRNAMVIAVCAFGLALHPDTRTVRTGIGSAAPTPVRAKAAEEFLNAALEEGGFWDNGKIITPSVAKQFADLCAGACNPIDDVRGTASYRRHAVGVMARRTLTWTWESYRGTDGRTHQKGSVA; encoded by the coding sequence ATGGACTTCCTTCGCCCCGCCAGCTGGGAGGAGGCGCTCGCCGCCAAGGCCGAGCACCCCACCGCTGTGCCGATCGCGGGCGGCACCGACGTGATGGTCGAGATCAACTTCGACCACCGTCGGCCCGAGTACCTGCTCGACCTGACCCGCGTCGGAGATCTCTACGAGTGGGAGACCGGCGAGCGGAGCGTGCGGCTCGGCGCCTCGGTCCCGTACACCCGGATCATGGAGAACCTGCGCGGCGAGCTGCCGGGCCTCGCTCTCGCCTCGCACACGGTCGCCTCTCCGCAGATCCGCAACCGGGGCGGTGTCGGCGGCAACCTCGGCACCGCCTCCCCGGCCGGCGACGCCCACCCGGCGCTCCTCGCCGCGGGCGCGGAGGTCGAGGCCGAGTCCGTACGCGGGACGCGGCTGATCCCGATCGACGACTTCTACACCGGTGTGAAGCGCAACGCGCTCGCCCCCGACGAGCTGATCCGTGCCGTCCACATCAACAAGGCGGACGGCCCCCAGCAGTACTCCAAGGTCGGCACCCGCAACGCCATGGTCATCGCGGTCTGCGCCTTCGGGCTCGCCCTGCACCCGGACACCCGGACCGTGCGTACGGGGATCGGTTCGGCGGCGCCCACACCCGTCCGGGCCAAAGCGGCGGAGGAGTTCCTGAACGCGGCGCTCGAAGAGGGCGGCTTCTGGGACAACGGGAAGATCATCACGCCGTCCGTCGCCAAACAGTTCGCCGACCTGTGCGCGGGCGCCTGCAACCCCATCGACGACGTCCGGGGCACCGCGAGCTACCGCCGCCACGCGGTCGGCGTGATGGCCCGCCGCACGCTGACGTGGACCTGGGAGTCGTACCGCGGCACTGACGGCCGGACCCACCAGAAGGGGAGTGTCGCGTAA
- a CDS encoding (2Fe-2S)-binding protein translates to MRVNFTVNGRPQEADDVWEGESLLYVLRERLGLPGSKNACEQGECGSCTVRLDGVPVCSCLVAAGQAEGREVVTVEGLADHARQRAEHGGCGTGACGTSLDAAKQWQPKGSTDSQTGEGTELAPIQQAFIDAGAVQCGFCTPGLLVAADEMLEQNPNPTDADIREALSGNLCRCTGYEKIMDAVRLAAARQAEAV, encoded by the coding sequence ATGCGCGTCAATTTCACTGTCAACGGCCGGCCCCAGGAGGCCGACGACGTGTGGGAGGGCGAGTCCCTGCTGTACGTCCTGCGGGAGCGGCTCGGTCTGCCGGGTTCCAAGAACGCCTGCGAGCAGGGTGAGTGCGGGTCCTGCACCGTCCGCCTGGACGGCGTACCGGTGTGCTCGTGTCTCGTCGCGGCGGGACAGGCGGAAGGGCGCGAGGTCGTCACGGTCGAAGGGCTCGCCGACCACGCCAGACAGCGTGCGGAGCACGGCGGTTGCGGAACGGGCGCCTGCGGTACGTCACTTGACGCGGCCAAGCAGTGGCAGCCCAAGGGCTCCACCGACTCCCAGACCGGTGAGGGCACCGAACTCGCCCCCATCCAGCAGGCGTTCATCGATGCCGGAGCCGTCCAGTGCGGATTCTGCACACCCGGGCTGCTGGTCGCCGCCGACGAGATGCTGGAGCAGAACCCCAACCCGACCGACGCGGACATCCGCGAGGCGCTGTCGGGCAACCTGTGTCGCTGCACGGGCTACGAGAAGATCATGGACGCGGTCCGGCTGGCGGCGGCCCGACAGGCAGAGGCGGTCTGA
- a CDS encoding xanthine dehydrogenase family protein molybdopterin-binding subunit, protein MPGRNAPLGTPTKVTQGSKTKGGIGESTLRPDGTLKVTGEFAYSSDMWHEDMLWGQILRSPVAHAEIVSIDTAEALALPGVYAVMTYDDLPTDVRNYGLEIQDTPVLAHGRVRHHGEPVAIVAADHPETARRAAAKIKVEYRELPVVTDEASATAPDAVLIHENRTDHHIGHVDHPNILHRQPVVRGDVEAARARADFIVTGEYTFGMQDQAFLGPESGLAVPAEDGGVDLYIATQWLHSDLRQIAPVLGLPEDKIRMTLSGVGGAFGGREDLSMQIHSCLLALRTGKPVKIVYNRFESFFGHVHRHPAKLTYEHGATKDGKLTHLKARIVLDGGAYASASPAVVGNAASLGAGPYVVDDVDIDCIALYTNNPPCGAMRGFGAVQACFAYEAQMDKLADAVGMDRVEFRRLNAMEQGTLLPTGQAVDSPAPVAELLRRVKAMPLPPEQQWLAAGEAADVRQLPGGLSNTTHGEGVVRGIGYAVGIKNVGFSEGFDDYSTARVRMEVVGGEPVATVHTAMAEVGQGGVTVHAQIARTELGVTQVTIHPADTQVGSAGSTSASRQTYVTGGAVKNSCELVREKVLEAGRRKFGSYHPAWATAELLLEGGKVVTDAGEVLADLVDVLGEDSVEVEAEWRHRPTEPFDLRTGQGFGHVQYSFAAHRAVVEVDTELGLVKVIELACAQDVGKALNPLSVVGQIQGGTTQGLGIAVMEEIIVDPKTAKVRNPSFTDYLIPTILDTPTIPVDVLELADEHAPYGLRGVGEAPTLSSTPAVLAAIRNATGLELTKTPVRPEHLTGTA, encoded by the coding sequence ATGCCCGGCAGGAACGCTCCCCTCGGGACCCCCACCAAGGTCACCCAGGGCTCGAAGACCAAGGGCGGCATCGGCGAGTCCACGCTCCGCCCCGACGGCACCCTCAAGGTCACCGGCGAGTTCGCGTACTCGTCCGACATGTGGCACGAGGACATGCTCTGGGGCCAGATCCTGCGCTCCCCGGTCGCGCACGCCGAGATCGTGTCCATCGACACGGCCGAGGCCCTCGCGCTGCCCGGTGTGTACGCCGTCATGACGTACGACGACCTGCCGACCGACGTGCGGAACTACGGCCTGGAGATCCAGGACACCCCGGTCCTCGCCCACGGCAGGGTCCGCCACCATGGCGAACCGGTCGCCATCGTCGCCGCCGACCACCCGGAGACCGCGCGCCGCGCGGCAGCAAAGATCAAGGTCGAGTACCGCGAGCTGCCGGTCGTCACCGACGAGGCCTCCGCGACCGCGCCGGACGCGGTCCTCATCCACGAGAACCGCACCGACCACCACATCGGCCACGTCGACCACCCGAACATCCTCCACCGCCAGCCGGTCGTCCGCGGCGACGTCGAGGCCGCCCGCGCACGCGCCGACTTCATCGTCACCGGCGAGTACACCTTCGGCATGCAGGACCAGGCGTTCCTGGGCCCGGAGTCCGGACTGGCCGTCCCCGCGGAGGACGGCGGCGTCGACCTCTACATCGCCACCCAGTGGCTGCACTCCGACCTGCGTCAGATCGCGCCCGTGCTCGGCCTGCCCGAGGACAAGATCCGGATGACGCTCTCGGGTGTCGGCGGCGCGTTCGGCGGCCGCGAGGACCTGTCGATGCAGATCCACTCCTGCCTGCTGGCCCTGCGCACCGGCAAACCGGTGAAGATCGTCTACAACCGTTTCGAGTCCTTCTTCGGCCATGTCCACCGGCACCCCGCGAAGCTCACCTACGAGCACGGGGCCACCAAGGACGGCAAGCTGACCCACCTGAAGGCGCGGATCGTGCTCGACGGCGGCGCGTACGCCTCCGCCTCCCCGGCGGTCGTCGGCAACGCGGCCTCGCTCGGCGCCGGCCCGTACGTCGTCGACGACGTCGACATCGACTGCATCGCCCTCTACACCAACAACCCGCCCTGCGGCGCGATGCGCGGCTTCGGCGCGGTCCAGGCCTGCTTCGCCTACGAGGCGCAGATGGACAAGCTCGCCGACGCGGTGGGCATGGACCGGGTCGAGTTCCGCCGCCTCAACGCGATGGAGCAGGGCACGCTGCTGCCGACCGGACAGGCGGTCGACTCCCCGGCCCCGGTCGCCGAACTCCTGCGCCGCGTCAAGGCGATGCCCCTCCCGCCGGAGCAGCAGTGGCTGGCGGCGGGCGAGGCGGCGGACGTACGACAGCTGCCGGGCGGCCTCTCGAACACCACCCACGGCGAGGGCGTCGTCCGGGGCATCGGCTACGCGGTCGGCATCAAGAACGTCGGCTTCTCCGAGGGCTTCGACGACTACTCGACCGCCCGGGTACGGATGGAGGTGGTCGGCGGCGAGCCGGTGGCCACGGTCCACACGGCCATGGCGGAGGTGGGCCAGGGCGGGGTCACCGTCCATGCCCAGATCGCCCGTACCGAGCTGGGCGTCACCCAGGTGACGATCCACCCGGCCGACACCCAGGTGGGCTCGGCCGGTTCGACCTCGGCCTCCCGGCAGACGTACGTCACCGGTGGCGCCGTCAAGAACTCGTGCGAGCTGGTGCGGGAGAAGGTACTGGAGGCGGGTCGCCGCAAGTTCGGTTCCTACCACCCAGCTTGGGCCACGGCCGAGCTGCTCCTGGAGGGCGGCAAGGTCGTCACCGATGCCGGTGAGGTGCTGGCCGATCTGGTCGACGTCCTGGGCGAGGACTCCGTCGAGGTCGAGGCGGAGTGGCGGCACCGGCCGACCGAACCCTTCGACCTCCGCACCGGCCAGGGCTTCGGACACGTCCAGTACTCGTTCGCCGCGCACCGGGCCGTCGTCGAGGTCGACACCGAACTGGGCCTGGTGAAGGTCATCGAGCTGGCCTGCGCACAGGACGTCGGCAAGGCGCTCAACCCGCTGTCGGTCGTCGGCCAGATCCAGGGCGGCACGACGCAGGGCCTGGGTATCGCGGTGATGGAGGAGATCATCGTCGACCCCAAGACGGCCAAGGTGCGGAACCCGTCCTTCACCGACTACCTGATCCCCACCATCCTCGACACCCCGACCATCCCGGTCGACGTCCTCGAACTCGCCGACGAGCACGCCCCGTACGGACTCCGAGGCGTCGGAGAGGCCCCGACCCTGTCGTCGACTCCGGCCGTCCTGGCGGCGATCCGGAACGCGACGGGTCTGGAGCTGACTAAGACTCCGGTACGCCCAGAGCACTTGACTGGTACGGCGTAG